In the genome of Leptospira ryugenii, the window ATTTGTAAATCTATGCAGGTATTGGTCTATACCACTGAGTACCAATGAATGACTTGCAGAGACCAATCGACCTCTCATGGCATCACGGACAGATTTCGGTTGTTCAAAAATCTCTTTTAACATAAAATGTGGGTAACCACCCTTTTCTATGTCTTCAAGATCCAATTCTAATTTTTGAATGAATGGAGTTTTGATCACGTTCTCTAAACTTTTTACTGTAAGAGAACCATCTTTCATAATTGCCATTTCCCTATCATTTAAATAGGTAACTTCACTCGTATATTCAATGATAGGAGTTGCATCGGACGCTACAAAGTATTCATCTTTGCCAATGCCAATCACCAGTGGTGAACCTTTTCTTGCCGCAATCAAGGTTCTTTCATCATCTTCCGAAAGAACGACAATAGCATAAGCTCCAACGACTTCATTGAGTGCAAGGCGGACAGCTTCTTCGATATTACATTTGTTTTGAATTTTAATTTCTTCGATGAGGTGAATCAATACCTCAGTATCGGTATCGGATTTGAAGCTATGCCCCGATTTCTCTAACTCTTTTTTGATAGCACTATAATTTTCGATGATACCATTATGAATAATGGCAAGTTTACCATCGGAACTCAAGTGTGGGTGCGCATTTCTATCGTTAGGCTCTCCGTGAGTTGCCCATCGTGTATGGCCTATGCCAACACTTGCATCCAATTTTTTCTCGCCAATAGCAGACTCCAGGTCACTGACTTTTCCTTTTTTCTTTACGATTTCCAAGGAACCGTTTAAGACGGCAACACCAGCGCTGTCATAGCCTCGGTATTCAAGTCGTTTTAATCCTTTGATGATGATTGGTAGTGCCTTCCGACTTCCTAAATAACCTACGATTCCACACATTTTTGCACCCTCTTTAACGTTTGTTCTAGATCTATCTTTGACCTAGCTTCAGTGATTACTCGAAAGATCGGTTCGGTGTTAGATGGACGAATATGTATCCATCTGTCGCCTTCTGAGAGCCAAAGGCCATCCTTTGTCACCACCTCCGCTTTCGGGAAACCCTCTCTAAATTTTTGAAACAAAGTTTCCAATGAGAATCCCTTCGCCAATGGAAATGAAGTTTTTTGCATATGGATTTCCGGTAGATCCGAAACCAGTGCATCGATTGGTTGTTTACTTTCTGCCATTAAATTGAGAATATGAGCTATTCCCGAGAGAGTGTCTCTACCAAAGGATGGAATTTTTGGATCGATCACTCCACCATTTCCCTCACCGCCAAACACAGCTTTTGATGCCAACATCTCTTTGACAACATTTGCTTCCCCTACCTGTGATCGTATGACAGAAGCCTTATATCGATTTGCCACTTCTTCATTCAAGAAACTAGTTGAAAGATTGATGACAACATTACTTCCTTTTTTGGCATACGAAAGTACATTTTGTAAGGCCAAAGGTAAAGTGTACTCTTCGGAGATAGCACCACGTTTTGGTGTGAACAACACCAATCTATCGGCATCTGGGTCCAAAGCAAAACCGATATCTGCCTTTGATTGTTTGAAAGCTTTCTCTGAGGAGACCAGGGCAGTCGGAGTTGGCTCAGGAGGTCTAGGGAAGGTGCCGTCAGGCTTACAATTGTGCAGTACGACCTGACAGCCCAACTTCTTGAGTAAAGCCGGGACCACTTCTGAACCCGCGCCTCCTACTGCATCTAAGAATACTTTGAATTTTTGTTTTTTGATTTTTGTTTGGTTTACTTGTTGGACTACAGATTGTAAATGCAAGTCGACATAGTCCTCACCACTCTCTACGTAGGCTTTCGGATGTATCTGTGCAGGGCTGTTGGTATTTGATTGTAAAATCTTGAGTAAGGTTTGGTTTTCTTCCGCAGAAAAGAAAAACCCTTTTTTTGAAATAAATTTGAAGGCGTTCCATTCCATCGGGTTATGGGATGCCGAAATCATGATCCCACCTTGCGCTTTTGCTAAATGCACGACAGCCTTTGTGGTCGGAGTGGGCACTAAACCAAGTTGTAAAATATTGCTTCCACGAGAGAGCAAAGAAGCCAGTAAAAGGTGTTCTAAATAAGGACCGCTAGGTCTCGAATCTCGTCCTATCACAACCGTTTGCCCTTCCATCATCGTTGCGAAGGCGTTCGCAAAGAGCAAAGCCTCTTCGAGTCCAAAGCCTTCACGGATTCGCCCCCGAACTCCAGAAATGGAAACCATTAAAGCGGATAAATCGTACTTACGATCAATTTGCATAGATACTAGTCCAAAGTGCTGATTGTAAAAAGGAAGTCTATCTTTTTCAAGGGGTGATGCGGGAGGTGGCTCTTCTCGGGAGAGGGAAAGAAGAGAAAACGGATTGGGCGATGACAGGATTGAACTGCCGACCCGCTGCTTGTAAGGCAGCTGCTCTCCCAGCTGAGCTAATCGCCCGTTCGTATGACCAGTCCATCGGAAAGGCCCAGATTGTCTATCGATTAATGTCTGAAAATAAAAAAGGCCACTAAAAAGTGGCCTCGGGATTCCTTAGCGAAGAACAAGGTTTAGGCGGCAGCTTTTCCGATATTGTTGATTCTTGCAGCCATACGTGCTTTTTTACGATCCGCATTTTTCTTATGGATCAATTTGCTTTTTGCTGCTTTGTCTAAGCGGGAAGATAACTTTCCAAAGAAGCCAAGCGCCTCTTCTTTATTTCCTGATTTGATTGCTTTCAGTAAATTACGAGCGTAGGTTCTGATTTCAGTTTTGTCTTGCGCGTTTCGCTCTTTTCGTCTTTCAGTACGACGAATGTCTTTCTTTGAGGACTTTAAATTAGCCAAGGTCTTTCCCCTAAACGGAATTTTTACTTATTTTTTGTGTACCCCTCAGGGGGTCAAGGCGAAAGAGTAAATTTCTAAGCTCCATTCTGAGAATCCATGACCTTTTTCCTAGAGGAAAGCTATGTGGTACATCCTATTGGAAATCGACAAAGAATTGGCACAGATTCTTTCAGAAAAACACCTCGACCTAGGGATGGTCACGATGTTTGCATTG includes:
- the rpsT gene encoding 30S ribosomal protein S20; protein product: MANLKSSKKDIRRTERRKERNAQDKTEIRTYARNLLKAIKSGNKEEALGFFGKLSSRLDKAAKSKLIHKKNADRKKARMAARINNIGKAAA
- the glmM gene encoding phosphoglucosamine mutase, translating into MQIDRKYDLSALMVSISGVRGRIREGFGLEEALLFANAFATMMEGQTVVIGRDSRPSGPYLEHLLLASLLSRGSNILQLGLVPTPTTKAVVHLAKAQGGIMISASHNPMEWNAFKFISKKGFFFSAEENQTLLKILQSNTNSPAQIHPKAYVESGEDYVDLHLQSVVQQVNQTKIKKQKFKVFLDAVGGAGSEVVPALLKKLGCQVVLHNCKPDGTFPRPPEPTPTALVSSEKAFKQSKADIGFALDPDADRLVLFTPKRGAISEEYTLPLALQNVLSYAKKGSNVVINLSTSFLNEEVANRYKASVIRSQVGEANVVKEMLASKAVFGGEGNGGVIDPKIPSFGRDTLSGIAHILNLMAESKQPIDALVSDLPEIHMQKTSFPLAKGFSLETLFQKFREGFPKAEVVTKDGLWLSEGDRWIHIRPSNTEPIFRVITEARSKIDLEQTLKRVQKCVES